Part of the Eikenella corrodens genome is shown below.
GCCTTTCATCGGGCGTTCGGCGACATCACCGTCGGCATCGTAGTAGGCGATGATGTTTTCCTTGGCTTCGCGCTGGCGCACGGCGGCTGCGGCCTGCTCGGTGCGGGCAGACAGCTGGTCGGCACGGGCGGGGAAGGCTTCGCCGCTGCCGGTGGCGGCACAGGCGCCGAGCAGGGCGGACAATACGGCGGCGGTAAGAATATTTTTCAGCATAATGAGTTTGCTCCTAAGAATAAAAACGCTGGGTGGCGCGCAGTCTACACCAAAAGGCGGACGGCGTGTCTACATGGGAAGGTTACGGCTTGTTTTGTATCAATATTTTTATAGTGAATTAACAAAAGTCGGGACAAGGCGACGAGCCGCAGACAGTACAAATATAGTAGATTAACAAAAACCAGTACGGCAAGACGAGGCAACGCCGTACTGGTTTTTGTTAATTCACTATAGCCAATCAAGATTGGTTTCGTTGGGATTTCGATTTTCAGGTAGCCTTTCTGCCCCGCTTGAGGCTACCTGAAAACCTACCCTGCAGCGGCAGTTTGTGCCCCACCAGCCACACCAGTCCGAGCACCGGCAGGCCTAAGAGCGCGGTGAAGAGGAAGAAGCCGTCGTAGCCGATTTGGTTCACAATGCTGCCGGAGTAGCCGCCCAGCGTTTTGGGCAAGAGCGTCATCAGCGAGCTGAACAGGGCGTATTGCACGGCGGTAAACCGGATGCTGGTGAGCGAGGAGAGGAAGGCCACGAACACGGCGCTGGCCAAGCCGCCCGCCAGATTGTCGAAGGCCACGGCCAAATAGAGGAAGAGCAGATTATGCCCCTGCCAGAACAGCAGGATAAACAGCAAATTGGTGGCCGAAGCCAGCACGGCGCCGAGCATCATCATGCGCATCACGGCAAACCGCTGCGCCAAGAGGCCGCCGAAAAAGCCGCCGGCAATCGACATCAGCACGCCGAAGGTTTTCACTGCGCCGGCAATCTCGTCTTTGCTGAAGCCCATATCGGCATAAAACACATTGGCAATCACCCCGGCCACAATATCCGAAATGCGGTATAGCCCGATTAAGGCCAGCAGCAGCGCGGCATGGCGGCCGTAGCGCTGGAAAAAGTCGGCCAGCGGCAACACCCAGGTTTGCCGCACCACTTCGCCGCGCACCAGCCCCAGCAACACCAACAGCCGACCCGTTAGCACCGCCGCCATCAGTGCTGCCGAAAGCCGCGCGCCCTCCCACAACAGGGAAAGCAGCGGCCCTTGGTTTTCAGGTAGCCACCCGCCAGCCCAGCGGAACACCAGCACAAAAGCCGCCACCGCACACACAAACAAGCCCACCAGCCGCGCATTGTCGCCCAGCGCCAAGCCGGCCGGCCGTTCACGTTTTACCGCAGGCTCGGCCACCCACAGTGTGGTGAGCACGCCGGTGCCCATGGTGGCTGCCATCAGCCAATATGTGTTGCGCCAGGCGGCATACAGATAATGTCCCTTTTCCGAGCCGAAGCCGCTGGCCAGCCATAACGCGCCCGCCCCGGCCACAATCATGCCCACGCGGTAGCCCGCCGTATAGGTGGCCGACATCACCGACTGCATCGCCGCATCGCCCGGCGCGCTTTCGATGCGGTAGGCATCAATCACCACGTCCTGCGTGGCCGAAGAAAAGCCGAGCAATACCGCCGCTGCCGCCATCCATGGCAACACCGCCGCATTGGCCGGGTTGAGCGCGGCCATCGCCAAAATCGCGGCGATAATCAGCCCCTGCGCCAGCAGCAGCCAACCGCGCCGCTGCCCGAAACGGCGCGTGAGCCACGACAGCGGCAGCGCATCGATTAAGGGCGCCCAGATGAATTTGAAGGAATAGCCCAATGCCGCCCAGCTGAACATGGTAACCGTGGCGCGGTCTACGCCGGCTTCGGTGAGCCACAGCGAGAGGCTGGAGAAAATCAGCAAAATCGGAATCCCCGCCGCAAAACCGAGCAACAGCATGGCCACGGCACGGCGGTCGGTATAGCCCGCCCACGCGCGCCGCCTCGGCATTTGGCCGTCGGCATGGGAAGAATCGGCTGGGCGTTGGCTGGATGAGGTCATGGTGCTGCTCCGCTGCGGGGTGGTAAAACTGGAAAACGCGGCATTATAGCGCGTTTGCCGAAACGGCAAGATTAAGCCACAATCGGGATGGATGCCCTCCCCCTGTTCAGCATATCCCAAACAGCGAAATCAAAAGGATGGAACTGCGATGTTCAACCAAGCCCGGCTGGCCGCAGCATAGCGGATTCAATACGGCATTGGCTCGCCCTGCCCTATTTTGATTTTCATCCGCTATCAGCACCAAGCCTGACACCAACCGGCAAACAAAATATAGTAAATTAACAAAAACCAGTACAGCGTTGGCTCGCCTTGCCGTAACGTGTGTACTGTCTGCGGCTCGCCGCCTTGCCCTGATTTTTGTTAATCCGCTATAAAGGCTACCTGAAAACTGGAAAACCGTTTTTCAGGTAGCCTTTTCTTGCTTTCTTGCTAGCTCGGGCCAAACCGCTTATTCCTGCTCCCCGCCCTGCCCGTCTTCCGCCTCCGGCGCGTCTGCGGCGGGGTTATCCGCCTCCATCGCTTCTTTCAGGTAGCGGTAGAGCGCGCGGAAGTGTTTGGGCGGCTTGGTCTGCTCGCGTTCCTTGCGCGTGTTGCGGATCAAGGTGCGCAACTGGCCGGCTTCGGCGGCGGGGTAATCGCGCAGGAAGGCGGTGAGCGCATCGTCGTTTTCCAACAGGGTTTCGCGCATCTGTTCCACGCGCTGCAAG
Proteins encoded:
- a CDS encoding AmpG family muropeptide MFS transporter produces the protein MPRRRAWAGYTDRRAVAMLLLGFAAGIPILLIFSSLSLWLTEAGVDRATVTMFSWAALGYSFKFIWAPLIDALPLSWLTRRFGQRRGWLLLAQGLIIAAILAMAALNPANAAVLPWMAAAAVLLGFSSATQDVVIDAYRIESAPGDAAMQSVMSATYTAGYRVGMIVAGAGALWLASGFGSEKGHYLYAAWRNTYWLMAATMGTGVLTTLWVAEPAVKRERPAGLALGDNARLVGLFVCAVAAFVLVFRWAGGWLPENQGPLLSLLWEGARLSAALMAAVLTGRLLVLLGLVRGEVVRQTWVLPLADFFQRYGRHAALLLALIGLYRISDIVAGVIANVFYADMGFSKDEIAGAVKTFGVLMSIAGGFFGGLLAQRFAVMRMMMLGAVLASATNLLFILLFWQGHNLLFLYLAVAFDNLAGGLASAVFVAFLSSLTSIRFTAVQYALFSSLMTLLPKTLGGYSGSIVNQIGYDGFFLFTALLGLPVLGLVWLVGHKLPLQGRFSGSLKRGRKAT